The Deinococcus arcticus genome segment AGCTGCCCGTTTTCCTTTCGGTCCTTTGCCGGAACGTCGCGCCATGAGGCCCCTGTTCGCCGCACCCAGATGATGCCGCTGATGATGGGACAGTGGTCAAGCCAGGGCCGCCCATGTCCAACTTGAGGAAGCAACAATGGATCAAGCCGTCGCTATGGCTCGTCCGTGATTTCTTCGTGCCACAGCACCGAATCCGACTGACCGTTCGTGGTATTCAAACTTTGCCGACATGCCCTGAACACCCGTCTCCCGTGCGGAGGAGTGAACCGCGTGCGCCCGACGGACATCCCACACGCTGCCCGCGCCTCTTGCAAGTTGCGGCCTGGGGCGTCACACTCGCGCCATGAC includes the following:
- a CDS encoding transposase, with amino-acid sequence MLLPQVGHGRPWLDHCPIISGIIWVRRTGASWRDVPAKDRKENGQLWPAGTGMLEP